One part of the Malus sylvestris chromosome 2, drMalSylv7.2, whole genome shotgun sequence genome encodes these proteins:
- the LOC126591011 gene encoding translation factor GUF1 homolog, chloroplastic, which produces MAADLSAQSFLLSTTTTTPQRSHPRTTTSFLPSSSLYSHSKTLHLSKTSRPRRHSLHQVLCQSTGTQPISQLGHDRLSKVPISHIRNFCIIAHIDHGKSTLADKLLETTGTVQKREMKEQFLDNMDLERERGITIKLQIARMRYGFKNGEPYCLNLIDTPGHVDFSYEVSRSLAACEGALLVVDASQGVEAQTLANVYLALENNLEIIPVLNKIDLPGADPDGVIKEIEEVIGLDCSNAILCSAKEGIGITEILDAIVERVPPPAENADKPLRALIFDSYYDPYRGVIVYFRVIDGRIKKGDRVYFMASGKDYFADEIGVLSPTQQQVEELYAGEVGYLSASIRSVADARVGDTVTHYSRKAESSLPGYEEATPMVFCGMFPVDADQFPELRDALEKLQLNDAALKFEPETSSAMGFGFRCGFLGLLHMEIVQERLEREYNLSLITTAPSVVYKVNCVGGEVVECSNPSALPEPGKRKSIEEPLVKVEMLTPKEYIGPLMELAQDRRAVFKEMKFIAENRASLTYELPLAEMVGDFFDQLKSRSKGYASMEYTFIGYKESDLIRLDIQINGEPVEPLATIVHKDKAYGVGRALTQKLKELIPRQMFKVPIQACIGSKVIASEALSAIRKDVLAKCYGGDITRKKKLLKKQAEGKKRMKAIGKVDVPQEAFMAVLKLEKEVL; this is translated from the coding sequence CCGCCACAGCCTCCACCAAGTCCTCTGCCAGTCCACCGGCACCCAACCCATTTCCCAGCTCGGCCATGACCGCCTCTCCAAGGTCCCCATTTCCCACATCAGGAACTTCTGCATCATAGCCCACATCGACCATGGCAAGTCGACTTTGGCCGATAAGCTGCTCGAAACCACCGGCACTGTGCAGAAGCGCGAGATGAAGGAGCAGTTTCTCGACAACATGGACTTGGAGAGAGAAAGGGGCATCACCATCAAGCTCCAGATTGCCCGAATGCGATATGGGTTCAAAAATGGTGAGCCCTATTGTTTGAATTTGATTGACACTCCTGGGCATGTCGATTTTTCTTATGAGGTTTCTAGATCGCTTGCTGCTTGTGAAGGCGCTCTGCTTGTCGTCGATGCTTCGCAGGGTGTCGAAGCGCAGACGTTGGCGAATGTGTACCTGGCATTGGAGAACAACTTGGAGATTATCCCTGTATTGAACAAAATTGACCTCCCGGGAGCTGACCCGGATGGTGTGATCAAGGAGATTGAGGAGGTTATTGGGTTGGATTGCAGCAATGCCATACTCTGTTCTGCCAAGGAGGGAATTGGGATCACTGAGATTCTCGACGCGATTGTCGAAAGAGTTCCTCCTCCGGCAGAGAATGCTGATAAGCCATTGAGGGCTTTGATTTTTGATAGTTATTATGACCCTTATAGGGGTGTTATTGTGTATTTTAGGGTGATTGATGGGAGGATTAAGAAGGGGGATAGGGTTTATTTCATGGCTAGTGGGAAGGATTATTTTGCTGATGAGATTGGGGTTTTGTCTCCAACACAGCAGCAAGTTGAGGAACTTTATGCCGGTGAGGTGGGTTATCTTTCGGCTTCTATAAGATCAGTGGCTGATGCTAGGGTTGGGGATACAGTCACTCATTATAGTCGAAAGGCGGAAAGTTCATTGCCCGGTTATGAGGAAGCTACCCCAATGGTGTTCTGTGGCATGTTTCCTGTGGATGCAGACCAGTTTCCTGAGCTGAGGGATGCACTTGAGAAACTGCAGCTTAATGATGCTGCTCTGAAGTTTGAGCCAGAGACTTCGAGCGctatgggttttgggtttaggtGTGGATTCTTGGGGCTTCTCCACATGGAAATTGTTCAGGAGAGGCTGGAGAGGGAGTACAATCTGAGTCTGATAACTACTGCCCCGAGCGTTGTGTATAAAGTGAATTGTGTAGGTGGTGAGGTTGTTGAATGCTCAAATCCATCTGCTCTTCCCGAGCCTGGAAAAAGGAAGTCGATTGAGGAGCCTCTTGTGAAAGTTGAGATGCTTACACCGAAGGAGTACATCGGTCCTCTTATGGAGTTGGCACAGGACAGAAGAGCAGTGTTTAAAGAAATGAAGTTTATTGCTGAGAATAGAGCATCACTCACATATGAATTACCCTTGGCTGAGATGGTAGGCGACTTTTTCGACCAGCTCAAGTCCAGAAGCAAAGGTTATGCAAGCATGGAATACACTTTTATCGGATACAAAGAAAGCGATCTAATAAGACTCGATATTCAGATTAACGGCGAACCTGTAGAACCGCTGGCAACCATTGTACACAAGGACAAGGCATATGGTGTAGGGAGGGCTTTGACACAAAAGCTGAAGGAGCTTATACCAAGGCAGATGTTTAAAGTGCCCATTCAAGCATGCATAGGATCAAAAGTGATTGCTAGTGAAGCTTTATCAGCAATCCGAAAGGATGTTTTAGCGAAATGCTACGGCGGAGATATCacaaggaagaagaagctgcTCAAAAAACAGGCTGAGGGAAAGAAACGAATGAAGGCAATCGGTAAAGTCGATGTGCCTCAAGAAGCCTTCATGGCCGTGTTGAAACTCGAAAAGGAGGTATTGTGA